In a genomic window of Flavobacterium lipolyticum:
- a CDS encoding type IA DNA topoisomerase, translating into MKVCIAEKPSVAREIASVLGANTKHDGYFEGNGYAVTYTFGHLCTLKEPNDYKPHWKSWDLNNLPMLPEKFETKVVQSSSIQKQFKIVKSLFDKAEVVINCGDAGQEGELIQRWVMNEAHYKGEVQRLWISSLTTEAIKEGFENLKPSENYDNLFYAGFSRAIGDWLLGMNATRLYTVKHGGYKQVLSIGRVQTPTLAMVVDRFKEIENFKPQPYWELQTLYRETLFSYEEGRFLKKEDGELLANKVKESEFEIVSVEKKNGNEYAPKLFDLTGLQVYCNTKFGFSADETLKIVQTLYEQKVVTYPRVDTTFLPNDIYPKVPGILQKLTKYAELTQPLLEKKIKKSPKVFNDKKVTDHHAIIPTGIEAHLQFNQQQVYDIITKRFIAVFYDDCLVANTTVIGKAADVTFRTTGKEILKKGFRVVFEDPNAKEREADLLPSFVVGEKGPHEPSFLQKETKPPNQFTEATLLRAMETAGKQVDDEDLRELMKENGIGRPSTRANIIETLFKRQYIVRNKKQVLPTPTGIQLIDTIQNELIKSAELTGSWEKQLKDIEKGTFTAGAFIKNMKRMVEALVTEVRSETRHANISHAATIEKPVVKAEKKKAAGILAETCPKCQKATLIKGKSAFGCGNYKSGCDFLLPYTFAEKKISENQYLRLVQKGSTVNIKGFKTEEGTVEGLIRFEENYKLKLETKKTTPKAKSVTAASDALTCPKCQKGTILKGKTAYGCSEYKSGCDFKVTFDDVRAKLKDQKPTKELVYSILCEFC; encoded by the coding sequence ATGAAGGTCTGTATTGCTGAGAAACCAAGTGTCGCACGTGAAATCGCATCCGTTTTGGGAGCCAATACCAAACACGATGGTTATTTTGAAGGCAATGGTTATGCTGTAACCTACACTTTCGGGCATTTATGTACCTTAAAAGAACCCAACGATTACAAACCCCATTGGAAAAGTTGGGATTTGAACAACTTACCCATGCTTCCTGAGAAATTTGAAACCAAAGTGGTACAAAGTTCAAGCATCCAAAAGCAATTTAAAATCGTAAAAAGTCTGTTTGACAAAGCCGAAGTAGTCATCAACTGTGGGGATGCCGGGCAGGAAGGAGAACTTATTCAGCGTTGGGTGATGAATGAGGCACATTATAAGGGCGAAGTACAGCGTTTATGGATTTCGTCTCTAACCACCGAAGCCATCAAAGAAGGTTTTGAAAATCTGAAACCCTCTGAAAACTACGACAATTTATTCTATGCCGGATTCTCAAGGGCTATTGGCGATTGGCTGCTGGGAATGAATGCTACCCGCTTGTATACCGTAAAACATGGCGGTTACAAACAAGTGCTGTCTATCGGACGTGTACAGACACCTACATTGGCCATGGTAGTGGACCGATTTAAAGAAATCGAAAATTTTAAACCTCAGCCGTATTGGGAACTGCAGACTTTATACCGAGAAACTCTTTTTAGTTATGAAGAAGGACGTTTCCTTAAAAAAGAAGATGGAGAGCTTCTGGCCAATAAAGTCAAAGAAAGTGAATTCGAAATTGTTTCGGTTGAAAAAAAGAACGGAAACGAATACGCTCCAAAGCTATTTGATTTAACAGGTCTGCAAGTATACTGCAATACCAAATTTGGATTTTCGGCAGATGAAACGCTTAAAATCGTACAAACTTTATACGAACAAAAAGTAGTCACCTATCCCAGAGTAGATACCACCTTCTTACCAAATGACATTTATCCAAAAGTACCAGGAATTCTGCAAAAATTAACGAAATATGCCGAATTGACCCAACCGCTTTTAGAGAAAAAAATAAAAAAATCACCAAAGGTTTTCAACGATAAAAAAGTTACAGATCACCATGCGATTATCCCTACCGGAATAGAAGCTCATTTGCAATTCAACCAGCAGCAGGTCTATGACATTATTACGAAACGTTTTATTGCCGTATTTTACGATGATTGTCTCGTAGCCAATACCACAGTAATTGGTAAAGCCGCTGACGTAACTTTCAGAACCACCGGAAAAGAGATCTTAAAAAAAGGGTTTCGTGTCGTATTTGAAGACCCAAACGCTAAAGAAAGAGAAGCGGATTTGTTACCCAGTTTTGTGGTGGGAGAAAAAGGGCCGCATGAGCCTTCTTTTTTGCAAAAAGAAACCAAACCACCCAACCAGTTTACCGAAGCGACTTTGCTGCGTGCTATGGAAACTGCCGGAAAACAAGTCGATGATGAAGATCTTCGCGAACTCATGAAAGAAAACGGTATTGGTCGTCCGTCAACAAGGGCGAATATTATCGAGACACTTTTCAAACGTCAGTATATCGTTCGAAACAAAAAACAGGTTTTGCCAACGCCTACGGGAATTCAGCTAATTGATACGATTCAGAACGAACTTATCAAATCGGCTGAGCTAACAGGTTCCTGGGAAAAGCAACTGAAAGATATCGAAAAAGGAACTTTTACTGCAGGAGCTTTTATTAAAAACATGAAACGCATGGTAGAAGCTTTGGTCACCGAAGTACGAAGCGAAACCAGACATGCTAATATTTCGCATGCAGCAACGATTGAAAAACCAGTTGTAAAAGCAGAGAAAAAGAAAGCCGCGGGAATTTTAGCCGAAACCTGTCCAAAATGCCAAAAAGCTACTTTAATAAAAGGAAAATCGGCTTTTGGGTGCGGTAATTATAAATCGGGTTGTGATTTTCTGCTGCCTTATACTTTTGCAGAGAAAAAAATATCCGAAAATCAATATTTAAGATTGGTTCAGAAAGGATCTACTGTAAACATAAAAGGGTTTAAAACCGAAGAAGGAACTGTTGAAGGTTTGATTCGCTTTGAAGAAAATTACAAACTTAAATTAGAGACGAAGAAAACCACTCCGAAAGCAAAATCAGTGACAGCAGCATCTGATGCCTTAACGTGTCCAAAATGTCAAAAAGGAACAATTCTCAAGGGTAAAACGGCCTACGGCTGTAGTGAATACAAATCAGGTTGTGATTTTAAAGTTACTTTTGACGATGTACGAGCCAAATTAAAAGATCAGAAACCAACAAAGGAATTGGTATATTCGATTCTTTGTGAATTTTGTTAG
- a CDS encoding RidA family protein, producing MKHFLLLSFLFIFNINFAQEAKIKKEKWHWNNGPKQDTVIGYTQVLKVDNVLYISGAVTTELTPAGITTVYNDLKASLASYGATFANVVKENLYTTDIETMKKYNNVRKKFYNGDFPAATWVQIVQLYVPTAKLEVELVAHLPK from the coding sequence ATGAAACATTTTCTTTTACTTTCTTTTTTATTCATTTTCAATATCAATTTTGCACAAGAAGCTAAGATAAAAAAAGAAAAATGGCATTGGAACAACGGCCCAAAACAAGATACGGTTATTGGTTATACACAGGTTTTAAAAGTGGACAATGTGCTTTACATTTCGGGTGCTGTAACAACGGAATTAACTCCGGCAGGTATCACAACAGTCTATAACGATTTAAAGGCTTCTCTAGCGAGTTATGGTGCCACATTTGCCAATGTGGTAAAAGAAAATCTATACACAACAGATATTGAGACCATGAAAAAGTACAACAACGTTAGAAAAAAATTCTACAATGGTGACTTTCCTGCAGCTACATGGGTACAAATCGTACAATTATACGTGCCAACCGCAAAATTAGAGGTTGAATTGGTTGCACATCTCCCTAAATAA
- a CDS encoding type II toxin-antitoxin system death-on-curing family toxin: MTSSFVCSNTRVYYLDTEAIIGLHELLSNNIHLLEEMDPVEPRGIKNFGLLESAVNRQLTGSGDFYKYPDPYLNAATLVYGVIKNHAFHNGNKRAGLLAMIKHLYVNGYVLNPQLNSKELYEILIAIADNKLRNFYMRNHKKYSFIRSKEERRTEVWDYETQVRFIAFWLKKNSKAKENVSKGELKISKLKTLLENKNIKVLQNGSRLEVYVEKENRFLGINLGQKIQNKKEYSLGSSRSTIGRGTLAALRDDFNLTRVHGIDDTFFYDEEAFLDSEIKTYKKIIYQLSKT, translated from the coding sequence ATGACATCAAGTTTTGTTTGTAGTAATACAAGAGTTTATTATTTGGATACGGAAGCAATAATTGGATTACATGAACTACTTTCTAACAATATTCATCTCCTTGAAGAAATGGATCCTGTCGAACCAAGAGGTATAAAGAACTTTGGGCTTCTAGAAAGTGCAGTGAACAGGCAATTAACAGGCTCTGGTGATTTTTATAAATATCCAGATCCGTACTTAAATGCTGCAACGCTTGTTTATGGAGTTATAAAAAATCATGCTTTTCATAATGGAAACAAACGCGCTGGATTATTGGCAATGATTAAACACTTATATGTAAACGGCTACGTCCTAAATCCTCAACTCAATTCTAAGGAATTATATGAAATTCTTATTGCGATAGCTGACAATAAACTTCGAAATTTTTATATGCGTAATCATAAGAAATATAGTTTCATACGATCAAAAGAAGAAAGGAGAACTGAAGTTTGGGATTACGAAACTCAAGTTCGTTTTATTGCTTTTTGGTTAAAAAAAAATTCTAAAGCCAAAGAAAATGTATCAAAAGGTGAACTTAAAATATCTAAATTAAAAACTTTACTTGAAAATAAAAATATTAAAGTTCTTCAAAACGGCAGCCGTTTGGAAGTTTATGTAGAAAAGGAGAATAGATTTCTAGGAATAAATTTAGGGCAGAAAATTCAGAATAAAAAAGAATACTCTCTTGGCTCTAGTAGAAGTACTATTGGAAGGGGAACTTTAGCCGCACTTAGAGATGACTTTAATCTAACAAGAGTTCATGGAATAGATGATACATTTTTTTACGATGAGGAAGCATTTTTAGATTCTGAAATAAAAACTTACAAAAAAATTATATATCAATTGTCTAAAACATGA
- a CDS encoding ADP-ribosyltransferase, producing MVKDLQKYAETFLTTELKEILSSNRHKNTSELNEFEKAIIYNYSDIGYESLNETLRDGKDLPEFGKYLNYALKKLPDYKLLCYRSIKVSKSKLQKYYDALKNNSIIIEESFLSCSKSRFVASGFSSSPLFIISSKRGKDIEKIAKFGIDNGENEREVLFMSGSKFKVMDITEAADKTIRITLEEV from the coding sequence ATGGTGAAAGATTTACAAAAATATGCTGAAACTTTTTTGACCACAGAGCTAAAAGAAATTTTAAGTTCTAATCGACACAAAAATACAAGTGAGTTAAATGAATTTGAAAAGGCAATTATTTATAATTATTCTGATATTGGTTATGAATCTTTGAATGAAACTTTAAGAGATGGAAAAGATTTACCTGAATTTGGAAAATATTTAAATTATGCTCTTAAGAAGTTGCCGGATTATAAATTGCTTTGCTACAGATCTATAAAAGTTAGTAAGTCGAAATTACAGAAATATTACGATGCTCTTAAAAATAATTCGATTATAATTGAAGAGAGCTTTTTATCTTGCAGTAAGTCAAGATTTGTAGCTTCAGGTTTTAGCAGTAGTCCATTATTCATAATTTCTTCTAAAAGAGGAAAAGACATAGAAAAAATTGCTAAATTTGGTATAGACAATGGAGAAAATGAAAGGGAAGTGCTATTTATGTCAGGTTCAAAATTTAAAGTTATGGACATTACAGAAGCAGCAGATAAAACGATTAGAATAACACTTGAAGAAGTTTGA
- a CDS encoding helix-turn-helix domain-containing protein yields MSTTAKPKHIGRNISRIRELKGMKQEALAMAIGVTQQTVSNLEASETVEESKLVEIAKALEVSVEAIKNFSEEAVFNYFNTFNEAVSGSNFGPQSTCTFNPLDKVVELYERLVLAEKELVKAEKEKVEYLEKVLKGK; encoded by the coding sequence ATGAGTACAACAGCAAAACCAAAACATATCGGAAGAAACATTAGCCGAATTAGAGAGCTAAAAGGAATGAAACAAGAAGCTTTGGCTATGGCAATTGGCGTAACCCAGCAAACAGTTTCTAATCTTGAAGCCAGTGAAACGGTAGAGGAAAGTAAACTGGTAGAAATTGCAAAAGCGCTTGAAGTAAGTGTAGAAGCGATTAAAAATTTTTCGGAAGAAGCGGTTTTTAATTATTTCAATACTTTTAATGAAGCAGTTTCAGGTAGTAATTTTGGTCCTCAAAGTACTTGTACTTTCAATCCTCTAGATAAAGTCGTTGAACTTTACGAACGTTTAGTACTCGCTGAAAAAGAATTGGTGAAGGCTGAAAAAGAAAAAGTCGAATATTTAGAGAAAGTACTGAAAGGAAAGTAA
- a CDS encoding DUF6265 family protein, with the protein MFQKITLSVLLIAAVSCQKKDSAEKDKIKVADWLIGNWENKSPDGILTENWQKLNDSTFSAASYFIKEKDTIHFENIVLSQKEETLTYFATVKGQNDDKPVAFQSTAESDKQLVFENPKHDYPQKITYTKGANNTLTAEISGNLNGKPSSEKFVMTKK; encoded by the coding sequence ATGTTTCAAAAAATTACCCTTTCAGTGCTTTTAATCGCTGCTGTTTCCTGCCAGAAGAAAGATTCTGCTGAAAAAGATAAAATCAAAGTCGCAGACTGGTTAATAGGAAACTGGGAAAACAAATCTCCGGACGGTATTCTGACTGAAAATTGGCAAAAACTAAATGACAGTACTTTTAGTGCAGCCTCTTATTTCATTAAAGAAAAAGATACTATTCATTTCGAAAACATCGTGTTATCTCAAAAAGAAGAAACCTTAACTTATTTTGCAACGGTGAAAGGCCAGAATGATGATAAACCGGTGGCTTTTCAATCGACTGCTGAATCAGACAAACAATTGGTTTTTGAAAATCCGAAACACGATTATCCGCAAAAAATAACCTATACAAAAGGAGCGAATAATACTTTAACTGCTGAGATTTCCGGAAATTTAAACGGTAAACCAAGTTCAGAGAAATTTGTGATGACGAAGAAATAG
- a CDS encoding DUF5995 family protein — protein MNIKQATTIDEVIQLLDEIIAVSKIEQSNIGLFATLYREVTVKVKEGIQNGSFENGERMEKLDVIFANRYLKAYYEYKAKEKPSECWGFAFEQAEKFWPIVLQHLLLGMNAHINLDLGIAAAEISTVEDIGSLKADFDKINTILSSLVGSVEKCLIKIWPTLTWILKVTGKADTFFIDFSMETARDGAWKFANEFVAVPEAKREACTHERDERITEIARLVSNPGYFVSAVFKFIRLFERGTVAQKIIDMQIVEQKNLECAVA, from the coding sequence ATGAATATAAAACAAGCTACGACTATAGACGAAGTCATTCAGCTACTGGATGAAATAATTGCAGTGTCTAAAATAGAACAAAGTAACATAGGTTTATTTGCAACGTTATACCGTGAAGTCACTGTGAAAGTAAAAGAAGGTATTCAAAATGGTTCTTTTGAAAATGGAGAGCGAATGGAGAAACTGGATGTCATTTTTGCCAATCGGTATTTAAAGGCCTATTACGAATATAAAGCCAAAGAAAAACCATCAGAATGTTGGGGTTTTGCCTTCGAACAAGCCGAAAAGTTTTGGCCTATAGTACTGCAGCACCTATTACTCGGAATGAATGCCCATATCAACCTGGACTTAGGGATAGCCGCCGCAGAGATCAGTACAGTAGAAGATATAGGAAGTTTAAAAGCTGATTTCGACAAAATAAATACCATTCTAAGCAGTCTTGTAGGAAGCGTAGAAAAATGTTTGATTAAAATTTGGCCAACGCTTACCTGGATATTAAAAGTAACAGGCAAAGCAGACACCTTTTTTATTGACTTCAGCATGGAAACCGCCAGAGACGGTGCCTGGAAATTTGCCAATGAATTTGTAGCGGTTCCGGAGGCTAAAAGAGAAGCCTGTACACATGAAAGAGACGAGAGAATAACAGAAATCGCCCGCTTGGTTTCGAACCCGGGATATTTTGTAAGTGCTGTTTTCAAATTCATTCGTTTGTTCGAAAGAGGTACAGTTGCTCAAAAAATAATTGACATGCAGATCGTTGAGCAAAAAAACTTAGAATGTGCTGTTGCATAA
- a CDS encoding MFS transporter, which yields MILPFLKKLQHSPKGYRLANTVFFFLSGFGYSSWVSRIPHIQAQLHLSEAEFGAVLFAFPIGLMLTMPFTGMLLNKYSSRYVMLLGAIMFNIALALPGLAAFVWQLVVILLIFGASRNIFNLSINAQSLEVQKLYPKSIITRFHAVWSIAVFSGAGLGYVMVTQHIAPIHHLLGVSVFMMGLTACFYPMSIHNEPVPVKKKFFSMPEKNLIKFALICFVSMACENTMYDWSGIYFKNILKASPKLTSAAFVFFATAVTLGRLFGDYGVMKFGTKRILFYSGVLITTGFAICFALPYAYPTIFGYVLIGFGVSCVVPLVFSIAGRSSKLSSGSALTSISTIGYLGFLLVPPMVGFISEYLSMKWAFLIMALLGILMILMVNKIGEKE from the coding sequence ATGATTTTACCTTTCTTGAAAAAACTGCAGCATTCACCTAAAGGATACCGTTTGGCCAATACTGTATTTTTTTTCCTCTCAGGATTTGGATATTCTTCCTGGGTGTCCCGTATTCCGCATATACAGGCGCAATTGCATCTGTCTGAAGCTGAGTTTGGCGCTGTTTTATTTGCCTTTCCGATTGGTTTAATGCTGACCATGCCTTTTACAGGAATGCTGTTAAATAAATACAGCAGTCGTTATGTTATGCTGTTGGGAGCCATCATGTTTAATATTGCTCTGGCGTTACCTGGTTTAGCAGCTTTTGTATGGCAGTTGGTCGTCATACTTTTAATTTTTGGAGCTTCGAGGAACATTTTCAACTTATCCATAAATGCACAATCACTGGAGGTTCAGAAATTATATCCAAAATCAATTATAACCCGTTTTCATGCCGTATGGAGTATAGCTGTTTTTTCGGGAGCAGGTTTGGGTTATGTAATGGTGACACAACATATTGCACCGATTCATCATTTACTTGGCGTTAGCGTTTTTATGATGGGGCTTACGGCTTGCTTTTATCCGATGAGTATCCATAATGAGCCTGTGCCGGTAAAAAAGAAGTTCTTTTCGATGCCGGAAAAAAATCTGATAAAGTTCGCCCTGATTTGTTTTGTGTCTATGGCCTGCGAAAATACCATGTACGACTGGAGCGGTATTTATTTTAAAAACATACTAAAAGCTTCTCCAAAACTAACCAGCGCCGCCTTTGTCTTTTTTGCAACAGCAGTAACCTTGGGACGTCTGTTTGGGGATTATGGCGTAATGAAATTTGGCACCAAACGGATTTTGTTTTACAGCGGAGTTTTAATCACAACGGGTTTTGCGATTTGTTTTGCCCTGCCGTATGCTTATCCAACAATTTTTGGCTATGTCCTGATTGGATTTGGAGTTTCCTGTGTCGTTCCGCTTGTATTTAGTATCGCCGGAAGATCATCTAAATTAAGCAGCGGTTCAGCCTTAACCTCTATCTCTACAATTGGCTATCTAGGATTTTTACTGGTTCCGCCTATGGTTGGTTTTATCTCTGAATATTTAAGTATGAAATGGGCATTTTTAATAATGGCACTTCTGGGGATACTGATGATTTTGATGGTCAATAAAATCGGGGAGAAGGAGTGA
- a CDS encoding RidA family protein gives MKHFLLLTFLFVFNINFAQEAKIKKEKWHWNNGPKQDTVIGYAQVLKVDNVLYISGAVTTELTPAGITTVYNDLKASLASYGATFANVVKENLYTTDIETMKKYNNVRKKFYNGDFPAATWVQIVQLYVPTAKLEVELVAHLPK, from the coding sequence ATGAAACATTTTCTTTTACTTACTTTTTTATTCGTTTTCAATATCAATTTTGCACAAGAAGCTAAGATAAAAAAGGAAAAATGGCATTGGAACAATGGGCCAAAACAAGATACCGTTATTGGTTATGCTCAGGTTTTAAAAGTGGACAATGTGCTTTACATTTCGGGTGCTGTAACGACAGAATTAACTCCGGCAGGAATCACAACGGTCTATAACGATTTAAAAGCTTCGCTAGCGAGTTACGGTGCCACATTTGCCAATGTGGTAAAAGAAAATCTATATACAACCGATATTGAGACCATGAAAAAGTACAACAACGTTAGAAAAAAATTCTACAATGGTGACTTTCCTGCGGCTACATGGGTACAAATCGTACAATTATACGTGCCAACCGCAAAATTAGAGGTTGAATTGGTGGCGCATTTGCCGAAATAA